The Humulus lupulus chromosome 4, drHumLupu1.1, whole genome shotgun sequence genome has a window encoding:
- the LOC133830192 gene encoding cytochrome P450 71A9-like — translation MTIFPSISMGKIFSLATSLPPLLQIIFLFLILFISIYLCLLKQRRLKIPPGPMRLPIIGNLHQLLGNSLPHQTLGRLSHQYGPLMFLQLGCIPTLVVSSAEVAKEIFKTHDIIFSGRPVLYAANKLGYNGSTISFAPYGDYWRKMRKIVILELLGQKRVRAFQAVREEEVRTLINTITSTATSLNSGIVNLSELTLTLAINVICGVAFGKKYKGSNDHPKTGKSGFSELLHETQNILGGFCIADFYPRWLTWVNKFSGLERRLNKCFRDLDNFYDVVIEEHHFDPDRKPDQTKHEDVVDVLLQLQNDPNQALEINNEQIKGVITALFNAGTDTTSASLVWIMAELIMNPKSLKRAQEEVRELAKGKGFVEESQLSQLNYIKLVIKEGLRLHPPVPLLIPRETTEFCRVKGYDIPSGTRVFVNAAEIGRDSKYWENPNKFWPERFMESSVDYRGKHYELLPFGVGRRGCPGINFAVVLMELALANLLCHFNWELPSGIERKDLDMEEVFGLTVNKKIPLCLVAKVVDP, via the exons ATGACTATCTTTCCTTCTATATCCATGGGCAAGATTTTCTCCCTGGCTACTTCTCTTCCTCCCTTACTCCAAATAATATTCCTTTTTCTAATACTCTTTATCTCAATATATTTGTGCCTTTTGAAACAGAGGAGACTAAAGATTCCTCCTGGTCCTATGAGGTTACCCATCATTGGAAACCTCCACCAGTTGCTGGGAAACTCGTTGCCCCATCAAACATTAGGACGACTTTCTCACCAATATGGACCACTCATGTTCTTGCAACTCGGATGCATACCAACTCTGGTGGTCTCATCAGCTGAAGTGGCTAAAGAAATCTTCAAAACTCATGATATAATCTTCTCCGGAAGACCGGTCTTGTACGCCGCAAACAAGCTTGGCTACAACGGCTCTACTATCTCATTCGCTCCTTATGGCGACTACTGGAGAAAGATGAGAAAGATTGTTATCTTAGAACTTCTTGGTCAAAAGAGAGTTCGGGCTTTTCAGGCTGTGAGGGAAGAAGAGGTCAGAACTTTGATTAATACTATAACTAGTACTGCTACTTCTTTGAATTCTGGTATCGTTAATCTCAGCGAACTCACGCTTACTTTGGCAATTAACGTTATTTGTGGAGTCGCTTTTGGAAAGAAGTACAAGGGTTCTAATGATCATCCTAAAACTGGGAAAAGTGGATTTAGTGAGTTACTTCATGAAACGCAGAATATACTTGGTGGTTTTTGCATCGCTGACTTTTATCCTCGGTGGTTGACTTGGGTTAACAAGTTCAGTGGTCTTGAACGAAGGCTTAACAAGTGTTTTAGAGACTTGGATAACTTTTATGATGTAGTGATTGAAGAGCATCATTTTGATCCAGATCGAAAGCCTGATCAAACTAAacatgaagatgttgttgatgTTCTACTTCAACTTCAGAATGATCCAAACCAAGCCTTAGAGATCAACAACGAACAAATCAAGGGTGTTATAACT GCCTTATTCAATGCTGGGACTGATACAACATCAGCATCACTAGTGTGGATAATGGCAGAGCTGATTATGAATCCAAAATCCCTGAAAAGAGCACAAGAAGAGGTGAGAGAATTGGCTAAGGGAAAAGGGTTCGTAGAGGAAAGCCAACTTTCACAACTAAACTACATTAAATTAGTTATCAAAGAAGGGCTCAGGCTCCACCCACCAGTACCATTACTAATTCCAAGAGAAACGACAGAGTTTTGCAGAGTAAAAGGGTATGACATTCCATCAGGAACAAGGGTGTTTGTAAATGCAGCAGAGATTGGGAGGGACTCGAAGTATTGGGAGAATCCAAACAAGTTCTGGCCCGAGAGGTTCATGGAGAGTTCTGTTGACTATAGAGGAAAACACTATGAGTTGTTGCCGTTTGGTGTTGGAAGGAGAGGGTGTCCTGGGATTAACTTTGCTGTGGTACTGATGGAGCTTGCACTTGCTAATCTATTGTGTCATTTTAATTGGGAGCTTCCCAGTGGAATTGAAAGAAAGGATTTGGATATGGAAGAAGTGTTTGGTCTAACTGTGAATAAGAAAATTCCTCTTTGCCTAGTTGCGAAGGTAGTTGATCCTTGA